One genomic region from Candidatus Endomicrobiellum trichonymphae encodes:
- a CDS encoding metal-dependent transcriptional regulator: MVKVRRSEALNSLSASLENYLETIAVLKRKKECARIGDIAKYLNVKSSSVNVAISFLAENELVIHEKYGYVDLTDK, from the coding sequence ATGGTAAAGGTTAGAAGAAGCGAGGCTCTTAACAGTTTAAGCGCCTCGCTTGAGAACTATCTTGAGACTATTGCAGTGCTGAAAAGAAAAAAAGAATGCGCAAGAATTGGCGATATTGCCAAATATTTAAATGTTAAAAGTTCAAGCGTTAATGTCGCAATTAGTTTCTTAGCCGAAAATGAACTTGTAATACATGAGAAATACGGATATGTTGATTTAACCGATAAGTGA
- a CDS encoding acyl-CoA thioesterase has protein sequence MNVLHLRIAYADTDQMGMVYYGNYLTFFERGRAELLRDIGFEYKTIEKRGFYFPVIYAECKYLAPAKYDDVITIETRLTEVTAASTTCSYKVKCDGKLLVTGKTKHPFVNKMMRPVRFPEDIKELIEKHLEK, from the coding sequence ATGAATGTGTTGCATTTGAGGATAGCTTATGCTGATACAGACCAGATGGGTATGGTTTATTACGGCAATTATCTGACTTTTTTTGAAAGAGGAAGAGCTGAATTACTAAGAGATATAGGGTTTGAATATAAAACAATTGAAAAACGCGGGTTTTATTTTCCAGTAATTTATGCCGAATGCAAATATCTAGCGCCAGCAAAATACGATGATGTAATAACAATAGAAACAAGACTCACCGAAGTTACAGCGGCAAGCACAACATGTTCTTATAAAGTAAAATGTGATGGAAAACTTTTGGTTACTGGAAAGACAAAACATCCATTTGTAAACAAAATGATGAGACCTGTGCGTTTTCCGGAAGACATAAAAGAATTAATAGAAAAGCACCTTGAAAAATAA
- the feoB gene encoding ferrous iron transport protein B — protein sequence MNTDKNITVALVGNPNSGKSTIFNSLTGSNQNVGNYPGITVEKKEGLKKYKGYNVNFIDLPGTYSLSAYSDDEVVVRNFLLNEKLDVVVNVIDSANMERNLYLFTQIVELDMPVIMVLNMVDILKSHGKTVDKKVMSDILGVPIFATVASKDVGIVDILDCVVNTFENVEFKNQIRVKVDYGDDIKGETEKLEKLISKDSVLSKFPKSWLTIKLLDNDPLALKLVCKAGNETEISEQIKKSRNHIKEHFGRKVEIEVADRRYGFAKAVVKMVVKKTGREKIDMTEFIDSFTLNRYMGIPIFAVVMYIIFKFTFTFSEPAVKLLGLFFRWFGGAIMGLIPDGPVRSLIVDGIIGGVGGVLGFFPLVLFMFFAIAFFEDSGYMARAAFVMDKIMSRFGLHGKSFLPLMLSTNGCAVPGILATRTLDSKRDRLITMFVVPFMICGAKLPLFALIIGAFFSAKYQATVMFFMYFLSVVIALGIAKLLSVTILLKGESTHFVMELPPYHLPTIKGLFLKMWERSWLYVRKAVTVVILISILVWAVFAYPQAPLNENFTEAEKSALQLDCSIAGRVGKIFEPLFKPIGIDGNRVIALIAGFAAKEVIVSTLSTVYSIAGEVNSGYTRTLREKIATDDNWSPLKGIAFLIFCLIYTPCIVSVAVFFKETGSSYKWLALLVIGNTIFAWIVSFIVFQLGTLLNIGM from the coding sequence ATGAATACAGATAAAAATATTACAGTTGCTCTCGTGGGCAATCCAAACAGCGGTAAATCAACAATTTTTAACAGTTTGACAGGGTCTAACCAGAATGTCGGCAATTACCCCGGAATAACGGTGGAAAAAAAAGAGGGTTTAAAAAAATACAAGGGATACAATGTAAACTTTATTGATTTGCCCGGCACTTACAGTCTTTCTGCATATTCTGATGACGAAGTGGTGGTAAGGAATTTTTTACTTAATGAGAAGCTTGATGTCGTAGTTAACGTAATTGATTCTGCCAACATGGAGCGTAATCTCTATTTGTTTACTCAGATAGTGGAACTTGATATGCCCGTCATAATGGTTTTGAATATGGTTGACATTCTAAAATCGCATGGGAAAACTGTCGATAAAAAAGTTATGTCGGACATTTTGGGAGTTCCGATATTTGCCACAGTTGCAAGCAAAGATGTAGGAATTGTCGATATTTTGGATTGTGTTGTAAATACTTTTGAGAATGTAGAGTTTAAAAATCAGATAAGAGTCAAGGTTGATTATGGTGACGATATTAAAGGTGAAACCGAAAAACTTGAAAAGCTTATATCGAAAGACTCCGTATTGTCAAAATTTCCCAAAAGCTGGCTTACGATAAAATTATTGGACAATGATCCTTTAGCGTTAAAACTTGTCTGCAAAGCAGGTAACGAAACTGAAATATCAGAGCAGATTAAAAAAAGCAGAAATCATATTAAAGAACATTTCGGTAGAAAAGTGGAAATTGAAGTAGCCGACAGACGCTACGGTTTCGCGAAAGCTGTCGTAAAAATGGTTGTAAAAAAAACAGGGCGGGAAAAAATTGATATGACCGAATTTATTGATAGTTTTACGCTCAACAGGTACATGGGGATTCCCATTTTTGCTGTAGTGATGTATATAATTTTCAAGTTTACTTTTACTTTTTCAGAACCTGCGGTAAAACTCTTAGGTTTATTTTTTCGATGGTTTGGTGGCGCTATTATGGGACTTATCCCGGATGGTCCGGTGCGTTCTTTGATTGTTGATGGAATAATCGGCGGAGTCGGCGGTGTGCTCGGATTTTTTCCGCTAGTGCTGTTTATGTTTTTTGCAATTGCATTTTTTGAAGATTCCGGATACATGGCGAGAGCCGCTTTTGTAATGGATAAAATTATGAGCAGATTCGGACTTCATGGAAAATCATTTCTGCCTTTAATGCTTTCAACCAACGGGTGTGCGGTGCCGGGTATTCTTGCGACAAGGACTCTAGATTCAAAACGCGACAGGCTTATAACTATGTTTGTAGTGCCGTTTATGATATGCGGCGCTAAGCTTCCGCTATTTGCTCTTATTATAGGTGCTTTCTTTTCGGCGAAATATCAGGCAACTGTAATGTTTTTTATGTATTTTTTGAGTGTTGTTATTGCTTTAGGCATTGCAAAACTCTTGAGCGTAACAATCTTATTAAAAGGGGAGTCGACTCATTTTGTTATGGAGCTTCCTCCTTATCATCTTCCCACAATTAAAGGTTTATTTTTAAAAATGTGGGAAAGAAGTTGGCTCTATGTGCGCAAAGCCGTAACCGTAGTCATTTTAATATCAATTTTGGTATGGGCGGTATTTGCTTACCCCCAAGCTCCTTTAAATGAAAACTTTACCGAAGCTGAAAAATCGGCGCTTCAATTGGACTGCAGCATTGCCGGAAGAGTGGGAAAAATCTTCGAACCTTTGTTTAAACCTATTGGTATAGACGGCAACAGAGTTATTGCTTTAATAGCCGGATTTGCCGCAAAAGAAGTGATTGTAAGCACTTTGAGTACGGTTTACTCTATTGCTGGCGAAGTTAATTCAGGATATACCCGGACTTTGAGAGAAAAAATTGCGACTGACGATAACTGGTCGCCACTTAAAGGTATAGCTTTTCTGATTTTTTGTCTAATATATACACCCTGTATCGTATCTGTCGCAGTTTTTTTTAAAGAGACCGGTTCAAGTTATAAGTGGCTTGCGCTTCTTGTTATAGGAAATACGATTTTTGCTTGGATAGTTTCGTTTATTGTTTTCCAGCTCGGAACCCTGCTGAATATAGGTATGTAA
- a CDS encoding DUF362 domain-containing protein: MSVTKISLIKCDDYSKADNAVREAVRLLGCISVFISPSEKILIKPNLLSPKDPSKAITTHPEIVRVVIKLVKEAGAVPAVGDSPGGAIRNIKNLWETTQMERICKEENVELINFEASGSKEFDINDKNIKKVNFSNAALDCDGIINLPKLKTHALMSFSAGVKNLYGLVPGLMKVEYHKYAFKSKDFADLLTNIYLFFKDKIRFTLIDGVLSMEGNGPSAGEVRKTNLIAASSDTAVLDAYLLNELNYDISNSGILKNLKITKDILKTVEVSGEKSESFNLKKFKFPSVRKLDLFPKSLIRILGKFLWVKADINEKICVKCMLCARACPVEAIRAAGNQYPHIDAEKCISCFCCHEMCPHKAVKFKKSMLAKIFIKEN, translated from the coding sequence ATGTCGGTGACAAAGATAAGTCTTATAAAATGTGACGATTACAGTAAAGCGGATAATGCCGTAAGAGAAGCGGTCAGACTGCTGGGCTGCATATCTGTTTTTATAAGTCCGTCGGAGAAAATTCTTATCAAACCCAATCTTTTAAGTCCAAAAGATCCATCCAAAGCGATAACAACGCACCCTGAAATCGTAAGGGTTGTTATAAAACTTGTAAAAGAAGCGGGAGCTGTGCCCGCGGTCGGCGACAGTCCTGGCGGCGCAATAAGAAACATAAAAAATTTATGGGAAACGACGCAGATGGAAAGAATTTGCAAGGAGGAAAATGTTGAACTTATAAATTTTGAAGCTTCCGGTTCAAAAGAATTTGACATTAACGATAAAAATATAAAAAAAGTTAATTTCTCAAATGCCGCTCTGGATTGCGATGGAATAATTAATCTGCCGAAGTTAAAAACGCATGCGTTGATGAGTTTTTCTGCGGGCGTAAAAAATCTTTACGGATTAGTCCCGGGTCTTATGAAAGTGGAATATCATAAATATGCATTTAAAAGCAAAGATTTTGCGGATCTGCTTACGAATATTTATTTATTTTTTAAAGATAAAATAAGATTTACTCTTATCGACGGTGTTCTTTCTATGGAAGGAAACGGTCCAAGTGCCGGTGAAGTTAGAAAAACGAATTTAATTGCTGCTTCGAGCGATACTGCTGTTCTTGACGCATATTTGTTAAACGAGTTGAATTACGACATATCAAACAGCGGCATATTAAAAAATTTAAAAATAACAAAAGACATTCTCAAAACGGTTGAAGTTTCAGGCGAAAAATCTGAAAGTTTTAATTTAAAAAAATTCAAATTCCCATCCGTGAGAAAGTTGGATTTGTTCCCGAAATCCTTAATACGTATTTTGGGGAAATTTTTATGGGTAAAAGCGGATATAAATGAAAAAATATGCGTAAAGTGTATGCTTTGTGCTAGAGCGTGTCCTGTAGAGGCAATACGGGCGGCAGGTAATCAGTATCCGCATATTGATGCAGAAAAATGCATAAGTTGCTTTTGTTGTCACGAGATGTGTCCGCATAAAGCTGTCAAATTTAAAAAGAGCATGCTTGCAAAGATTTTTATAAAAGAAAATTAA
- a CDS encoding homocysteine S-methyltransferase family protein, protein MNKQKFLDILKSRILIMDGATGTELQKKKYLDGVEIPEEINIKFPERIADIYSSYINAGSDIILANTFGANLIRLKQHGLLDKADDIIKSGIDLIREISSDTIVAGDISSIGEYIEPLGSLTFDEAYNSFAFQVSLLQKHGADVIVIETMTEIKETKAAILAAKENFDGAIIVQMTFSKDGVTVTGTDLKSFIAMAESLGVDALGLNCSIGSRELAELAKVLCVNTNLPISFKPNAGIPVLINRETCFPETKEEFIEASLKAYSYGVNMFGGCCGTNPEFIKILSGELMNKAPKIRSVKSKYFLSTRTKTIDINEAEKPVIIGERINPTNRKKFQAELLKDNLSTVKDEARSQVWSGANLLDVNMGVPGTDEIKLLINAVNQIQETVSVPLCIDSSNSGALEQAVKNCAGRPLINSVNGEQAKLDVILPIAKRYGAALIALTTDDNGIPATAEKRLKIAAKILNFADRCGLERKNIVFDYLVLSASSSPDQIGETLKAMRESKRMYPECKLVLGVSNVSFGLPSRQTINSTFLKMAVAVGLDFAIANPHENWDIDDPFAKNLLENKDKGAVKYMEVFTSFRKQIPETETEKLTTDKQLYFAILNGNRDSVDDILSQIIASGDSNPFRTVNNNVLKALNVVGEKFASKEYFLPQIIMSAQAAQSAFAIVKATLKKDEASSAGKIIIATVKGDMHDIGKNIVGAVLESYGFDVIDMGVNVDSQSIIDEAHKINPIAIGLSALMTTTMPEMEMVVKLKNAARVPTKIIVGGAAVTEKFAKEIGADAYARDAMEAAGYVKTLQKN, encoded by the coding sequence ATGAATAAACAAAAATTTTTAGATATTCTAAAAAGCCGCATATTAATAATGGACGGAGCTACGGGAACTGAACTGCAGAAAAAGAAGTATCTTGATGGTGTTGAAATTCCGGAAGAAATTAATATCAAATTCCCGGAAAGAATAGCGGATATTTATTCTTCTTATATAAATGCGGGTTCTGATATAATTCTTGCAAATACGTTCGGCGCAAATCTCATAAGATTAAAACAGCACGGACTTTTGGACAAAGCTGACGACATAATAAAATCAGGAATTGATTTGATAAGGGAAATTTCTTCCGATACGATTGTTGCAGGCGATATTTCGTCAATAGGAGAGTATATTGAACCGCTCGGCTCTTTAACTTTTGATGAAGCTTATAACTCTTTTGCATTTCAGGTGTCTTTGCTGCAAAAACACGGCGCAGATGTCATAGTTATTGAAACAATGACCGAGATAAAAGAAACTAAAGCGGCAATTCTTGCGGCAAAAGAAAATTTTGACGGAGCAATTATTGTTCAGATGACTTTTTCAAAAGACGGAGTCACGGTTACGGGAACTGATCTGAAAAGTTTTATTGCAATGGCGGAAAGTTTAGGTGTTGATGCGCTGGGATTAAACTGTTCTATAGGCTCTCGGGAATTGGCAGAACTTGCAAAGGTTCTTTGTGTCAACACGAATTTGCCTATATCTTTTAAACCTAATGCAGGAATTCCTGTGTTAATTAACCGTGAGACCTGTTTTCCGGAAACAAAAGAAGAGTTTATTGAAGCAAGCTTAAAAGCCTATTCTTACGGTGTTAATATGTTCGGCGGCTGCTGTGGAACGAATCCTGAATTTATAAAGATTCTATCAGGTGAGCTGATGAATAAAGCTCCGAAAATACGCAGTGTAAAAAGCAAATATTTTCTTTCAACAAGAACAAAAACTATCGATATAAATGAGGCTGAAAAGCCTGTTATAATCGGTGAAAGAATAAACCCGACAAACAGAAAAAAGTTTCAGGCGGAGCTGCTTAAAGACAATTTGTCGACTGTAAAAGACGAGGCTCGCTCACAGGTTTGGTCCGGTGCAAATCTTCTAGATGTAAATATGGGAGTTCCGGGCACAGACGAAATAAAGCTTCTTATAAATGCTGTAAATCAGATACAGGAGACGGTTTCTGTTCCTTTATGCATAGATTCAAGTAATTCCGGTGCTTTAGAACAGGCTGTTAAAAACTGTGCCGGCAGACCTCTCATAAATTCCGTAAACGGCGAGCAGGCAAAGCTTGACGTAATATTGCCTATTGCAAAACGTTATGGCGCGGCGCTTATCGCATTGACGACAGATGATAACGGAATACCTGCAACGGCAGAGAAGAGATTAAAAATAGCTGCAAAAATTTTAAATTTTGCTGATCGCTGCGGACTTGAAAGAAAAAATATTGTTTTTGATTATCTTGTCCTTTCTGCAAGCTCTTCACCCGATCAGATAGGGGAAACATTAAAGGCAATGAGAGAATCAAAGAGGATGTACCCCGAATGCAAACTTGTTTTAGGCGTGTCAAATGTTTCTTTCGGACTTCCTTCAAGGCAGACAATCAATTCGACTTTCTTAAAAATGGCTGTAGCTGTAGGACTTGATTTTGCAATCGCTAATCCCCACGAGAATTGGGATATAGATGACCCTTTTGCCAAAAATTTACTCGAAAACAAAGATAAGGGAGCGGTTAAATACATGGAGGTTTTTACCTCTTTTAGAAAGCAGATACCGGAAACCGAGACAGAAAAACTTACTACAGATAAGCAGCTTTATTTTGCGATTTTAAACGGAAACCGGGACTCTGTAGATGATATTTTAAGTCAGATTATTGCTTCCGGCGATAGCAATCCTTTTCGGACAGTGAACAATAATGTTTTGAAAGCGTTAAACGTTGTCGGTGAAAAATTTGCCTCAAAAGAGTATTTTTTACCGCAGATAATTATGTCTGCTCAAGCTGCTCAGTCGGCTTTTGCTATAGTAAAGGCTACGCTGAAAAAAGACGAAGCGTCTTCTGCCGGCAAAATTATAATAGCTACGGTTAAAGGCGATATGCATGACATAGGTAAAAATATAGTCGGTGCGGTGCTTGAAAGCTATGGTTTTGACGTCATAGATATGGGTGTAAACGTCGATTCTCAGTCGATAATAGATGAAGCCCATAAGATTAATCCGATTGCAATAGGACTTTCCGCTCTTATGACGACCACAATGCCTGAAATGGAAATGGTTGTAAAATTAAAAAATGCGGCTCGTGTTCCCACAAAAATCATTGTAGGCGGCGCGGCAGTTACAGAAAAGTTTGCAAAAGAAATTGGTGCGGATGCTTATGCCAGAGACGCTATGGAAGCTGCTGGATATGTGAAAACTTTGCAAAAAAATTAG
- a CDS encoding LpxL/LpxP family acyltransferase, which translates to MLKILIFAVRLLRRILAQFLGCVAYYLIPIRKKDMLKNIALSFPEKSKKEVDFITKNVYKTFIEVRIDMFFISNMPDVGDEEKDIYIINFYNKRLEEIICQNLE; encoded by the coding sequence GTGTTAAAAATACTGATTTTTGCAGTTCGTTTATTGCGTAGGATTCTTGCTCAATTTTTGGGATGCGTAGCGTATTATCTTATCCCTATAAGAAAAAAAGATATGCTCAAAAATATCGCTTTGTCTTTTCCTGAAAAAAGCAAAAAAGAAGTCGATTTTATAACTAAAAACGTCTATAAAACGTTTATAGAGGTGCGTATAGATATGTTTTTTATCTCGAATATGCCGGATGTAGGTGACGAAGAAAAAGATATTTATATAATCAACTTCTATAATAAGAGACTTGAAGAAATAATCTGCCAAAATCTTGAATAA
- the tadA gene encoding tRNA adenosine(34) deaminase TadA, producing MKNKQVKDDAYFMFQALKEASKARESREVPIGAVIVKDNKIIARGFNKCIALSDPTAHAEIVALRKAAKKLKNYRLNDCYAYATIEPCVMCAGALAKARIKKIIFGAFDKKAGCYKNILKTGDIKKLSRRLVIVGKKEKHLSAECANIIKDFFKKIRQQKA from the coding sequence TTGAAAAATAAACAAGTTAAAGACGATGCTTATTTTATGTTTCAAGCTTTAAAAGAAGCCTCTAAAGCGCGAGAGTCGCGTGAAGTGCCTATAGGAGCTGTTATAGTTAAAGACAACAAAATAATTGCAAGAGGATTTAACAAATGCATTGCGTTATCAGATCCTACAGCTCACGCTGAAATTGTTGCATTGAGAAAAGCCGCAAAAAAACTCAAGAATTACCGCTTAAACGATTGTTATGCATATGCTACAATTGAACCGTGCGTAATGTGCGCCGGAGCTTTAGCAAAAGCGAGAATAAAAAAAATTATTTTCGGAGCTTTTGACAAAAAAGCGGGCTGTTATAAAAATATACTTAAAACAGGAGATATTAAAAAACTCAGCCGACGGTTAGTAATTGTTGGAAAAAAAGAAAAACACTTAAGCGCAGAATGCGCAAATATTATAAAAGACTTTTTCAAAAAAATAAGACAGCAAAAAGCATAG
- a CDS encoding FeoA family protein — MKYLKKIIKLIYRYWHERWVKAHFQKYKSFNDCLKYNGMAKLSDAVPGVYRFITAYCDGKLAYRLLEMGFVPGEYLTVIENTGLKGSTMIKIKDSKIALSNKIADKILLKKK, encoded by the coding sequence ATGAAATATCTGAAAAAAATTATAAAGCTTATTTATAGATATTGGCATGAGCGCTGGGTCAAGGCTCATTTTCAAAAGTATAAATCGTTTAACGACTGTCTTAAATATAATGGTATGGCTAAATTAAGCGATGCTGTTCCAGGTGTTTATAGATTTATTACGGCTTATTGCGATGGAAAATTGGCATACAGGCTTCTTGAAATGGGTTTTGTTCCGGGCGAATATTTAACTGTTATTGAAAACACTGGTCTAAAAGGTAGCACAATGATTAAAATAAAAGATTCAAAAATTGCTTTAAGCAATAAAATTGCCGATAAAATTTTATTGAAGAAGAAATAA